A single window of Polyodon spathula isolate WHYD16114869_AA chromosome 2, ASM1765450v1, whole genome shotgun sequence DNA harbors:
- the LOC121304982 gene encoding tubulin alpha-8 chain-like encodes MRECISVHIGQAGVQMGNGCWELYCLEHGILPDGTVAEPNSPAIADSSFGTFFSETGSGKHVPRAVFVDLEPTVIDEVRNGTYRQLYHPEQMITGKEDAANNYARGHYTIGKETIDPVMDRIRKLADQCTGLQGFLVFHSFGGGTGSGFTSLLMERLSVDYGKKSKLEFAVYPAPRVSTAVVEPYNSILTTHTTLEHSDCAFMVDNEAIFDICNRNLDVERPSYTNLNRLIAQIVSSTTASLRFDGAMNVDLTEFQTNLVPYPRIHFPLVTYAPIISAEKAYHEQLSVPEITNACFEPSNQMVKCDPRRGKYMACCLLYRGDVVPKDVNAAIADIKTRRSIQFVDWCPTGFKVGINYQPPTVVPGGDLAKVQRAVCMLSNTTAIAEAWSRLDHKFDLMYAKRAFVHWYVGEGMEEGEFSEAREDMAALEKDYEEVGADSADGLDEEDEDEY; translated from the exons ATG AGGGAGTGCATTTCTGTCCATATTGGCCAAGCTGGAGTCCAGATGGGCAATGGCTGCTGGGAACTGTACTGTCTGGAACATGGCATCCTGCCTGATGGAACTGTTGCTGAGCCAAATAGTCCTGCCATAGCGGACTCCTCCTTTGGGACCTTCTTCAGTGAGACTGGATCAGGAAAGCATGTACCCAGAGCTGTGTTTGTAGACCTGGAGCCAACAGTCATAG ATGAGGTCAGGAATGGTACATACCGCCAGCTCTACCACCCAGAACAGATGATCACTGGGAAGGAGGATGCTGCCAATAACTATGCACGTGGCCACTACACTATTGGGAAGGAGACCATTGATCCCGTAATGGACAGAATTCGGAAACTG GCTGACCAGTGCACAGGACTTCAGGGATTCTTGGTTTTCCACAGCTTTGGCGGTGGTACTGGGTCTGGATTCACATCCCTGTTGATGGAACGCCTCTCTGTGGATTATGGGAAGAAGTCCAAGCTTGAGTTTGCAGTCTACCCTGCTCCACGTGTTTCCACTGCGGTGGTGGAACCCTACAATTCTATTCTGACAACCCACACCACATTGGAGCATTCGGACTGTGCCTTTATGGTAGACAACGAGGCCATATTTGATATCTGCAACCGCAACCTGGATGTAGAGCGTCCGTCCTACACCAATCTAAACCGCCTAATTGCTCAGATTGTGTCGTCCACTACTGCCTCTCTACGGTTTGACGGGGCCATGAATGTTGACCTAACAGAATTCCAGACCAACCTGGTTCCCTATCCCAGAATCCATTTCCCTTTGGTCACCTATGCTCCCATCATATCTGCTGAGAAAGCCTACCATGAGCAACTGTCTGTGCCAGAGATCACAAATGCCTGCTTTGAGCCCTCCAACCAGATGGTGAAGTGTGACCCGAGGCGTGGGAAATACATGGCCTGCTGTCTGCTGTATCGTGGGGATGTGGTACCAAAGGATGTGAATGCAGCCATTGCTGATATTAAAACCCGGCGCTCAATCCAGTTTGTTGACTGGTGCCCCACTGGCTTCAAGGTGGGTATCAATTACCAGCCTCCCACTGTGGTGCCCGGGGGTGACCTGGCCAAGGTTCAGAGGGCCGTGTGCATGCTGAGCAACACCACGGCTATTGCAGAGGCCTGGAGCCGCCTGGACCACAAGTTTGACCTGATGTATGCAAAGAGGGCCTTTGTTCACTGGTATGTGGGGGAAGGTATGGAGGAAGGGGAGTTTTCAGAGGCCAGGGAAGATATGGCTGCTTTGGAAAAGGATTATGAAGAAGTGGGAGCTGACTCTGCAGATGGGTTGGATGAGGAAGATGAGGATGAATATTAG